The sequence TACAGGAAATACTGCTGTTTCACTGACTAAACTCGCTGCCAGCTGCAATGCACCATGTGACACTGGAAATACTTGGTTCAACTAGTATGGAGACCAGATTGTTACAGCACTGTAGGCCTTGggtcaggagaaaaaaaaaaaaaaaaaaaagggcaagaaaaacacacatacacagaatGTTCATATATATCCAAAAGCTCTCAGCAGCTTCTTGTGCTGGCAGAGAGAACCtcattgttttctctgcagtCCACAGACTGgggtatttttatttgtatccCAAGCTCTGACCTGTTAGTCTATGTccccttcaaaagaaaaaagtagtttccCCTCAACGTGATTTGAAACAGAGGCTGATGCAGCTGAGAACAAAAACACCATATTAGCcacccttccccctcccctcccctcccctcccttccccctgcaAAAAATAATTAGCATGAGAGGAGCAGTGTATTTACTCAGACAAAATTAAACAGCCATTAGGATGTCTCaacaaaaaggacaaaaaaacaGGCTTGCTCTTGAAACTCACTGTCTTCTAGAAAGAAGAATTACACTCTCAATGCACAGTGAGTCCAAGAAAGGAGCAAACTGGGAACTGGAAGTTTATTCTGACTCTGCCTAAGATTCTGGCAGCTATGGCTACTTTCAAGAATTAGTAGCCTGGATATCTACAGGACAGAAGCTCCAAATCTTGCACCAGGCCATGGGACAAAAAGCTCCAACCTTGCCTTGTGTTTTGGGACAGTCCCCAGCTGTACAAACCAAACTTGATTTGAACCATCTACATTATTGTTTgaggggcggggaggggggagattACAGGTGGAGTTTCAGAAACTTGCTTGCGTTAAACTCTTCCCCCGATAGACCAGGAAGTGCAGTATCCTCCCACCCACAGAGCAGACAGCCTTCGACGCAGGGGCCTGGTTGATCTCCAGAAGGCCAGGAGAAGTCTGACACACAAGGTCACCTGGGACAACAGCCAAAATGTGGAGAAGAGGTGTTAAAATCCATATTTGGCTTGAGTCTGACGTCGGCTGAGCTTGTTTTCGGACCATGTGTTTTTCAGTTCcagttctctttcttttgcctgCAGAAATTGAGAtgattaaaatcagaaatgctgCTCTCTGATTCAGCAGTATTTTACCCTCCTTCACCCCTGCTGACAAGAATTACAGAGCACTTCAGCAAGGGACCTTGTTATAGGAGTTAGTTACAGTTATCTTGACAGAGGTCTGAATTAATGCACAGGCATTTCTTTCACACTGAAATGCAGCTTCTTTTGTGGGACAGTCTCAGCAGCTGCTTACCAACCACAAAGCAATGGCACAGACAGGAAGCAGAGTCTTGTCACCAAACAAAACTATGCACGCAATGGAGCAGAGTGGAAGGGGAAGGCcgagaaaagcaaaaaaagcaaagcacagcaagGGGCTCTATCCATTTATGGCAGTGCCATAAAACCCTAGAGCCAAGGCCCCGACGCCGTCTGGGTCAGCGGGGCCCAGGACCCTCCATCCTGCGCAGCCCTGATGCAGCACTGGCCCAAGGAAGGGCTCCATCTGCTGGAACAAGAGCTTCGCTCCTGCAGGCGCCACTGCCCCCCAGCTCCCATCAGACCTGCTGCAGGTCTCTTCCAGAGCTCTTAATCAAGGACTAATTACTGCTGGACACGCAGAGCCTCTGCTTCCCATCggcagaaaaagcagctccACCAACTCTGCTTCATGTTGTTAAGCATCAGCCCTTGTAACTGTCTGGAACTGTTGTCCACTAACCTGATGAATCAGATATGTGATctggtgttttcttctttgctgtcCTGTGGGTTGATCTCCTTTTCTCTAAAAACCAAAGCCAGAGTAAACATTAATCCTGGAAAGATATTATCCCAGGCAGTGAAGCAGGACAAGAGCCTGCACAAAGCCAGTGAAGAAGCCCAATACATTTGTTTCACATCAATAGTTTTGGGCAGATTCCTTAGACTAAAGCAGTTCCTAGTCAGTCCTTATTACCTGCAAACGGGgactttcttttcagaatcCCTATTAGTTTGTGTGTAGTTATTTATACAATACACAACATGAGCAGAGTAGGATGGGAAGGATTGTCCTCCTAACCCCATGACTGCACAGCATCTAACACAGCTTCAGCTGCTGTTGAACTGGAAACTGAACGCGGCTCTCCTAAATTCCAGCCAGCatttctcccttcctgcccaTACCTTGCTGAACGATTTCATGGTTTTCTCCTCTGTTAAGGATTTTGTCAACCACTGCTGGGCTCCACTCAGTTGATCATCACCTTTGATATCCACAAAGTTGATCTCTTCTCTCCCTCGATTTCTCTTGCCTTGCAGACGCTTAAActaaaagcagaacagaaacaaCAGGAGTTACACACACATCACAGCACTTCTAACCCGAAATAAGTAGAGGTAGAAGGGGTTCTGATGCATAAGTTCCCCAAACATGTGACAGGGCACACCACCATACATCTTCCAACCAGCAAATCTTTCTTTAGGAGAGTTCTGATTTTCTATAGATCAGAGTGTCtcaaaatacttaatattaGGCTTATAATCTCATCTTCCAGTGCAAAAGGGAAAACATCATTTACTCTGGCACTGTCTCTTGCCTCTAGAAAAAGATTCAAAGAGTTTggattctttcattttaagtgcCATGAAAGCATCTGAAGTTTAGCTGCTAAGGATATCCACCTCGTAACTCAAACCCACCTCAAAAGTACAGAGGCCACCCAGAGAAAGTGAGCACTGGATGGGCTATTGCTGCTGTAGCTGGCAGTTTCTAGACTACATCAACAATGGGAGAGGGTTTTAAACAGGTCTGAGGTACAGCTCCTGCACATTTCAAATAAGTGGGGAGCTCACCATTGTGCCACAAGATACCTGAACAGCAGCTCACCTGAGTCTCAGTAAACAAGCAACTGCACAGACCTTATCACTCCATACACCTTAACCGCCCTAAATCTCCCCAACGAGAATAAGACTGGAGTAGGTGGAAATAACAAACATCACCTACTTAAAAGAACAAGTAAATCCATCTGGAGCAGTAGCCCAACAGATTGCTGGAAGGACACTGCACATGTCCACAACACAGCGCTAGACCCAATGGAACAACAATCTGGTCGAACTCGGCATGAAGCACAGGTCGTGCTGGGGGGTCAGACCTGCAGCTGCCAAGCAGATCCTATGTTCTAGCAACGCTTAAATGCAAACTCCTTAGTGGAACAGATAGTAAAGTGCCAACCGCTTCATCGTCTATGAAGGAAGAGTCAGTGCCCATGTCCTGTGGTGGTCCCTGTGCTGGTTCCATCTCCTGGTAGTATCCACCACTGTAGTAATCCtgtcagcaaaagaaaaaacagttcatCACCGCAGCAAAGTGAGATTGATCCTGGAACAGCTATGAACACAGACCTTAAGATGCATCACCGAATCTCATACCTCACATGTGAGCTTCTGGTTTTTCACCCAGAAGGCTTTCACTCAGCCTCTGGAGACCGCAGTGAGTTACACACGTGCCTCCTTCCAAGGCTAAGAGAATTCTCATCACTTTGGCACTGACTGAACAGTACAGTGCATTTTTTCAGAGGCACTCAACAACAGATACTTTACCGGATTACTAGAAACAACCTGGAGATCAATTCTGGCAAGCCCTGATTCTGCACCTTGACAACAGCAGGGGCAGTTCTGCAggggcattttaaaatgagagcaGCTATTAAACATTTATTCAGCAAAAAGCATCTATGGCTCTCATCCCAGAGGAGTCATGCTGTACTAAGTGCTGCATCTCTATATTTCTCGTCCCAGCTAGCTCTGGTTAGATATCCTCAAGCTGAAGCCTGCTCCAATAACTAAATCAAAGAGACTGGTCCAAGACCACTTTTCAGAATAACCCCATAAAGCTTTAACTCCTAGTAAATTAACCTCACACCCACCTGATAATATGCACCAGTCACGTTGGCATCGCTGTAAGCAGGGAACTGGTTATAGGGCTGACTGCCATAGTCTTCTCCAGACTTGGGTGCCCAGCTGTGCTGAGCACCACTGGAACCCGCACCCGTCTTGAACTCCAGAGGGGCATTAGCAGCAGCATCCTGGAATTGAGGCTCAGGCTCGGTCCCAGGCGGCGGGTCCTCTGACACCACTGTGCCAGAATACATATATGTCTCAGCACTGACAATGCTGGGCTCACTCTTGTCAGACAAGGAGAAGTAGTTCTCTGGCTCTACCTCTTCATCGCTGTCATCCTCTTCCTGCGTGATCTGCTTGGTGACCTGGAGGGCAGCGCTCTTCGCAGCAGCTTTGATAGCAGACGGAGAGGGAGTTGTGGCCACTGCCGGCTTGGACAGAGGTTTTGTCTTTGAGGAAGAGGTTGGGGCCTTAGCTGGCTTTGACTCAGAggcattttctgctgctttcctcgAGAAAGCGTAGGGCAAAAGTAACCGATTGGTCTCTTTCACTGTCAAGTTTTTGGGTTCAGGAAGCAAAGCAGACAAGCCAGAGCCCTCGCCGCGTCCCTGGTGAGTTCCACGCAGGGTGGATGGTTCATAGAAATAGGAGAAACCAGTGAGACTATTTAGTTTTCCTGACTCCCTGCCAATTAACTGCTCCAACTTTTCTTCTCACAGTGTTGATGGGCTCCCACCGCACAGCACAAGTGCTTACTGTTTTGAACATGCAGCAGGGCTTTCTTGACAAAAAGGCCAGTGGGACTTTTAAGGGAAATACTGCACTTACAAATGTCTGTCTACACTTTCCAaattaatgcatatttttgaGATTCAAGTTTAAGAAATTTTCCAAGAGAAGGATTTGCTGCCCCAAAGGATTTCCAGGGTATTATTCCCCAAAACCTACACAGTAATCAGAGTGTCTGACTTGATACTAACGGAAGACCAGTATCTATCACAGTCAAACGCTTACTTCCTGTGAAATCTGTTTAATTAAATATCCTAAGGATTTACCTGAAGagtacttttcttctttgatgGTTCATCTTCCTCTGAATCtgactgagaaagaaaacagagcttaGCACAACTTGAGACAGTCAAGAAAAACCTACAGAACAACTTAGTGATTTTCAATCTGAAACAGTCAAAGAATCACAATAACACAAGTCTGGTTTTACAATCTGCAAAGACCCAAGCCACAAAATGACAACAGGATGTGATCAAGTTCTCTCTCACAGCCTCACCAGTACATCTGTATCAGGGCAAAAAGTGATAAAACCCCACTCTGGTTACTAgtatgaaagagaaataaactgtCCATAGAGAAAGCAGGACTACAGTATCTGCCACTGTGTTTAGAGATAGCTCTGTCTACTGTGGCTTGGACAGAGTCGGAAGAACTGTGatctcttcttaaaaaaaaaaaaaaaaaaaaaaaaagcttggcaAACAATCAGCATTAGCAACTTATTAGATCTCTTAAGAGAAATCCATCTACAACCAAAAAAATAATCTCCAACTTGAGCTCATTTATGCAACTTATGGAATGAGAGAGGATCAGTTAATGCAGAAttccaaattttaaatttgGCATTTTAATGCTGCTCTAATGCAGAGTTAGTGGGTAAAGAAATACAACTTGCGCATATCTGGCTCCTGCCAGAAACTAGCGTTTAGAGTGCCAACAGCTcggctattttttaaaattacaggaaaataaacataaagCAAAGAACATAAGTTGTACTTTATAGGGTCAGCACTCTTAAAGTAATAGACAGCACTACATTAATAAAGGGGAAGAACAAAACTATACAGCATAAGGGTGTAAAAATTCACTGCGAGGATTAACGAGGAATTGCTCACAATAACTTTGGAGTTGTTAAACGTCCATTAAAATCTTGATTATAAAGTCTGATCATCTCTGGCATCTCAGAAGGCCCTCAATATCATTTTAGAGCTTTACAGAGCAGTTTAAAGAGCTTACAGGAAACAAGGTCTTCTGCTAGTTTACTATCTAACTTATAAAACAtggtaaagaaaaacaacacacaaaaatacagaCAAGCAATAGTTGCAATAAAAccagtattttacattttgtagaTAGGAGCTAAAAGCAGACAGTAGTCAGGAAGgtattttaagaagaaagagGGATGGAAGCAGGGATGTCAGTCACAGAGGCACAGGGAATTCCAAGAATCCTAAGCAGTGAACCACTAGGACTAGTTCTATTTTAAGGTATTTCTCTTACTAACCTTTATTCACTAGCTTGACACTGATGACCTGCAACATTTCTGTTCAAATCTAACACCAGAGCGTAAAGGACGAGgggcaaagaaagagaaacaaatcttCTTTCATTTGACTTTATCCCATGATAAATTTCATTAAGACTCACAAGGAAGCTAAGAGCCTTGACATTCGTTTTATTAGGAAGTGTCTGTCCTAGAAGCACTGTGAGAAAGTGAATAAGCAAAATGTAGGTATGAGAGAATGGGATAAACCTAAACagtttgccttaaaaaaaaaaaaaaaaaaaaaaaaaaaaaaaaaaaaaaaaaaaaaaaaaaaaaaaaaaaaagaacagtgtcCCATTGCCTGGTGTATTTGGATCATCACCAGAATCAGCAGAAAGGCTTGAAATGACACAGGAAATTGGAGATGGGCAGTTGAGAGGGCCCTAGGGCCTCCTTAACATGAAGTCATTCTGTGCACTTCCTCTTGTCCCTCAGCCTGCTAAAAACTAAACAGCTTTGCTGGAAGGCTTCACCCTAATGGATGGGATCTGCACTTTGCAATGAGGACTAAATTGTTCTGTTGTCTGTCAACAAAGCCAGCAATAAGCACATTCTGCTGTTTAATAGCCAGATATATTTAGCTACACCTCTTTCATGTTTCGGGAGCCCTGGCAAATGGCACTTCGCCTCTGGAATTTGCTAAACCAGGCTAAGTTACTGACAAGCAACAGAGCACAGTTACACGGAGGACCGGAAAGCGTGCACCTTTCACACTCTTTCTTCCAATATCCCTGCAGACTGCTGGTCTAGCAAAACAACATATGCTGACTTAATTTCAGCTCTCCCAAGCCTAGGATGCTGCCAGACCAATATTAATTGAGAGTATTTATAAATTCATACTGTAAACCCTGTTCCTCAAACTGCCTGTCCCCATGGAAATGGCCCTAACCCGTGCAATTTAGCTTTTATGCATATCCTAGGATAATGACAGTCAAGTAGCCAAGCCAAAACAGAGCTGTAGCCATAGGACCACTCTTCCTCCAGGCTAGCACAACACCACCCCGGGAGAGCTTACATCTCCCTTGTCTCCCCATTAAATCTTTGATGGCTACAGCCATAATCCTTCCAAGACAAGGGAAAAGAGTCCATACAAGCCCTCTGAAAGAAAGATCTGAGGGTCACTGACAATACCCACCTATTTCACCACTCCTGCTGCTGTCAGTAGGGatacccaggaaaaaaaagggggggggaggatagAACCTGCGTTTCCTTGCTCTTATCACCAGCTGATAGCCAAGATACTCGCCTTACTATCTATGAGGCTGTCTAGACATAGTGCTTTGGAACCCTATAAGGCATGAGgcagtgcaaaaataaattaaaagatcccccccacacacaagTTAAAAGGCAAACAGTTACCTAAAAGTCTGGAAAATGCTTGACGTTTCTAGATAAATAAGCAATAaactgataggaaaaaaaacaatcaatttTAAAGCAAACCAAAGAGGTcggaaagaaaaacagaccgATTTGGGATATCCCCAAACCAGGCCACACAGTCCCAAATCGTCAACTCATTAACTTCAGTAATAAATAAAGGTGCAGATAATCTGGGTTTTGCTGTATTATGGTTATAAATAAGGTTTCTGCATCAGTTTAATTCTGAAAAGCGCTTTAGGATTAGGGCTGGCAGCCAAGACAAATCTCTCTGCGGATGCCACAACAATAGCATCAGGCCGGGTTTGGGTCTCCTCGCtgatgggagaggaggagaggggaaccGTGCTTCACAGGCAACCAATCCACGGGAGGATTGCTCCAACAAGAAGCGTGCAATCCAGGGATCCTTTCCAGGGGCTAAGGCAGGGAGGGGGGATTTCAGGCAGCAAAGTGCTGCTGCTCGGGAGGAGGGCGTGAGCAGCGGGCGGTGCTGGTCCATACTCACATCTCCCTCGTGCAGCTCGGGTACCGTGATCCTCACCGGCTCCGTCCTCTTCTTTGGCTTGGGGAGGCTCAAATCCGCCCCAGCGCCGGGCGGAGCGGCAGCAGCCGAGGCAGGAGGGGGCAGGCTGAGGCCGGAGGTGGCCGCGTTCCTCGgcggaggcagcagcagcccccccGGCCGGGGCTGCTCGGCGCTGCCGTCGGCCGCCGCCTCGGGCAAGCTGCCGGTCGCGGCCGGGCTCATGCCCGGCGGAGGGGTGCCGAAGCCCCGCAGGCCCGGCGGGGGGCCCATGAGGAAGGGCGGAGGCGGCAGGGagaagccgccgccgccaccaccgccCAGGGGCTGGTGAGGCGGCGGCAGCATGGGGGCTTTGGGAGGGGGCAAGGCAGCGAagagcccccgcgccgcgggctgctgggctgcggcgggaggcggagcggcgacggcggcggcctcctcctcctcctcctcgcccgcGGCCTCCTCGGCATCGCTGTCCTCCTCACTGCTGGCATAGGCCACCAGGGACATggcccccccctcccgccgggGAGGGCAGCCCTCCGCGGGCAGCAGCCGCTACGCGAGGCCGAGGATCCGCCCTCCCGGCtaggccgcgccgccgcctccgccgcgccTTCAGCGCCCGTGGCgggggaaagaaggggagggaagggggcgaGGCTAAGGCGCCATGGCGGGCCcgggcccgcccccgccccgccgcggggacgCGGGCTCGGCAGCGGCGAagggcagcgcccggctccgcgccgcgccgcgctcacGGATAATGGCCGCCGAGAGGGtccgcgccgccgccttcccCGCTTCCCTTGCGCCTGGCCGCGGCAGaactacagctcccagcaggccccgcgccccgcccgccgccgctaTCCCAGtgggccccgccgcgcggcaCCACGGGAAACGTAGTCTCCGCCCGCTCCGGGGGAGGACcaccgctcccggcgtgccccgcggagggggggcggggccaAGCGTGTGGGGCAGAGGGGGACGGGGCGCGTCATGGCGGTGTGGGGGGGGTTTTGGTGTCGGAGGCtcttaaacaacaacaacaacgcGGTtaggcaaaaaaaggaaaaaaatgagatggggataaataaaaaaaataaacaagggGAAACGTTTTGGTGCGACTTCCAGCTTCCGCAGCGCAGTGCGGCCTGGTGCTGCTCTGCCGTGTCCCCACACCCAAGGAAGGTCacagaaaagggggaaatggGCCGAAACAGGGGGCTCAGAAAGCCCCAAAACGCTCCGTCCTCGCTATTCCTTGGACCTCCAGCAGGACTACAGCTCGCGGCGTGCCCGGAGCCCCCCAAGACATGGTGTACGGCCGGCTGTGGGCTCCCACCGCCCCCTCCCCAGGCCCTCTCCCCGCTTTGCCCCTGGGTTTTATCTCCTCCTTCACCCCTTAACCCCCTCCATGCTTATCCCCATGCTGACGGCTTAATTTATGAAGGCAGGAAGCATTACCCACTGTACagcaatgtaaaaaaaaaaaaaagagtcccaATCTTGCTTTTCTGGAGTGGGGTGGAGGCAGGAATTGCCTTTTGTTGTAGGTTTTACAGCATGCAGCACAGCAGGGTCTGTGTCCCTGGCAGTAATTTTATTCGTTCTTTTACTACTCCCCTGACTTTCAGTTTGACTCCAATGACCTCTCTGTAATTTGTTCTGGCCTTAATAAGAGCAGAGTCGGGCTCTGAATTTGGGTCCCTGTTTCAAAGCCCAGGGAAGTAATTTGCTGAGTTGCTGCACAGTACTAACGTGagtaattaaagcaaaataagataAATGGGAAGTATATCTTGTGAGGCAAGTTCTTTAACACTTGGTCCGAATGCTTGAAATGTGGCTAACGTGCCATCATCCCTTCTGCCTGTGCTACCCCCTCATACCTTCCCCCTTACTGTTCTGGAGAAttggttttattaaaaatggGTGTTTTTCACTGCACTAAGACCTCAGGTAGCAAAGTCAAAAGATGAGCACATACTCaaagtcaggatttttttttttttttttttttttttttttgttctttacacAGCTGAGATTTCTAAGGGTGAAACCACATGATAGGTTTCAGTGCACAGGTGCTGAGGGGAAAGATGCTGTCGTGGGGATGGTCCTGGCTTGGGATGGAGAAGATCTGAGCTAAACACTTTGTCTGCATTAGACTCTCTTTGTAATagtgcaggaaaacaaaaatcccccTGATTCTGAGTTCCCtgtttgtaaaacagaaatggtAACTGTGTCTGTCATTTTCCCTGTTTGCATACGCACAGTGAACCCCTGATCAGCGAGACCCGAACCCACAGCAGTGCCTGTGGTAAAGCAACTATTTCCATCCTTGCCGAGAAATGTTTAAATCTTCTTCCTTTGCAACTCCTCCCGCCTGCTCTTCAAATCTAATGGGAAGACATTCCACCAAACCTCACAAAAGCCACAGAATCACGCAGAATGAGGTTTTGGGATCAGGCCCATCGGTGCCGTCACTTCCCCAGCAAAACACCCGTTGAAGTTGGTGGAAGCTGGTCTGGTTGATGATGAAATCAAGTACTTCCTTCCCACCTTTTTTCACCCGCCACACTGCAAGATGTGTCGCGAGGCTCAAATGACTAACAACTGGCTGGGCCAGAAATGTCCCCTGAGCTCCATTCATGTCCGCACTCGTTTCAGGTTCTGCACATTTCCATCTCTTCCATGGTATCTTTGTCCGTAGCAGCTCCTGAATCACACCTCCtcgtgaaaaaaaaaaaaaaaaaaaaaaaaaaaaggagattttttccAGCCCAGCACTGTCATTAAAAGCTCCAAATGCAACTATTTCCCAGCAAGGGCTGTCTGAATGCCAGCGGCCATAAACCCCCCTGCGAGGCAGGGGGAACAAAAGATGAAAGCGGCCGTCCGGGAGCCACCATGGAAACGTGGCTGGAATGCGCGGAGCTCCACGGCGGCAGGCGGTGCCGGAAGGGCCTCGGCTCCCGTGGAAGCATGGCCGCGGGAAACCGAGGGCTTTTCTGGCTGCTCAGGTTGCTCAAAGCCAGGTTAACTTTCAGCAGCGTGGAAGGTGGGAATGGTCCTCAGTACGGGTGGTTGCACTAGGGGCTGTTGAGGGCCACAACCTGTTTGCAGCCTTGGAAATGTGAGTACAAGCACAAAGCCAATTCCTTGGGACGTGTTGGGGTCTCCCCAGCAGATTTTTGGCATCCCAGCATTAGCTGGAagtctgctttttcaaaaatgtcCAGATCTGTCAGAAGGTAAAATCTGTGAGCCTCTGGGAGGTACCAAGAGAGCAGATCAAACTCTTCAAAGCCTTGATCCAAGGCAGACCTACAGCACCTGTGCACCTTCCCACGGGAGTCTGCATGGTGGAGGCAAATAAACATCACTGACACAGGAGAGACCAGCTTTAAACGATCATGCGAGAGGTTCCAGCCTCGCAAACAGCAGTACCTGCGCTTAATCTAACCACAGATACTTCAGCCTTTCAGTGGAGCAGGCCTGCAGCCCAGCAGGCACTTCTGGAAGGACTGAACCTTGCCTGATGCAAGGTCCCACTGCGCTTGAGCCCTTTGCTTCTGACTGACTTGAATACAAACGTGGAAATCCCCAATGTTCAACACTTCACCAGTTTTGGTCTTAAGTTGGATGCATTTAGTAGCAGTGTTGGGGGTGGACAGCGGACGAAGGTGACAGTTTACTCATCTGTCAACTTAGTCACCTCATAACCCCCAGCAGGCTCCAAAGGCTGCTCGGGCTGCTCAGAGCCTCCTCCCCAGGCATGCAAAGATTTTCCTACATGCTTAATTTCACACGCCGTGAGTAATCCTGGTATTTCAGGCCCTCGTTCTGCAGCCTGGTTTCTGCTCTACAGATCGtggtatttctgaagaaaacatctTTGGTTCTTTCTCTTTGCCCTCTGGTATTGGAGCTCATCGATGGGCATGTGTTGTTGAGTGCACTTTGCGATGACAGACATATTCCCCAgtattttgggggaggggggagcgtTATGGAAGGGGACAGGCAAGTCAAAGCAGTTCCCACTGTGGATGAGCTGGTTCCCCCATCCAGAGGTTTCCAGGCCCTAAGCCTCGTAATAGTAAAAGAGACGTGATCTGCAGAGCTGCACGCGAGCTTTGTACGGAGCAGCAGACGGGCAGAAAGCCCGCGCTTGGAGATGCCCACCAGCAcgagcgccgccggcccggTGGCGTTCGGCCCGTGACAAAATGATGCATGCATGCAAAACGTCACAAAATTAGGGCCTGAATTTTAACCCATTTACAGCATAGGGGAATCAGACTATATTATCAGAAATGGCAGTTGCACTgttaagtatatatatatatgtgtatatatacacatatatatacacatatatgtgtgtatttgaGAAATTTTACCCTTTGGAgggttttcactgaaatttacCTGGCTGTTTATCTTCTTCTCGTCCCCGGAGTTTATCGCGTCTCCCTGATGGGCTCAGTGTTGGTAAATTCCAGTTGGCCTCCCTCTTTTCCAGTGCGCCCCGCCGCCCAGCTGGGACATTATTGCACTGTTTTGGTACCAGCTCCCTTTCCACTTCCACACCTCGTTTTGCAACAGGGA is a genomic window of Rhea pennata isolate bPtePen1 chromosome 31, bPtePen1.pri, whole genome shotgun sequence containing:
- the PRCC gene encoding proline-rich protein PRCC, translated to MSLVAYASSEEDSDAEEAAGEEEEEEAAAVAAPPPAAAQQPAARGLFAALPPPKAPMLPPPHQPLGGGGGGGFSLPPPPFLMGPPPGLRGFGTPPPGMSPAATGSLPEAAADGSAEQPRPGGLLLPPPRNAATSGLSLPPPASAAAAPPGAGADLSLPKPKKRTEPVRITVPELHEGDSDSEEDEPSKKKSTLQGRGEGSGLSALLPEPKNLTVKETNRLLLPYAFSRKAAENASESKPAKAPTSSSKTKPLSKPAVATTPSPSAIKAAAKSAALQVTKQITQEEDDSDEEVEPENYFSLSDKSEPSIVSAETYMYSGTVVSEDPPPGTEPEPQFQDAAANAPLEFKTGAGSSGAQHSWAPKSGEDYGSQPYNQFPAYSDANVTGAYYQDYYSGGYYQEMEPAQGPPQDMGTDSSFIDDEAFKRLQGKRNRGREEINFVDIKGDDQLSGAQQWLTKSLTEEKTMKSFSKRKGDQPTGQQRRKHQITYLIHQAKERELELKNTWSENKLSRRQTQAKYGF